One Jeotgalibaca porci genomic region harbors:
- a CDS encoding UDP-N-acetylmuramoyl-tripeptide--D-alanyl-D-alanine ligase produces MKPIRIIDVVKAVKAIDYSSPNRFAEITRVVFDSREAGIDSLFVPLKGETDGHDYIQSAIKNGATAALWSRPESEAPDDIAIILVDDTLTALQDLAKYYLNEIKPKVVAITGSNGKTTTKDMTAAVLNAKFNVHKTKGNYNNEIGLPFTILEMPEETEILVLEMGMSGPGEISFLSQLATPDVAAITIIGESHLEHLGSRRNIAKAKLEILEGLKADGLFIYPIDEPLIREEMPIDGDYHKRTFGIDHTATVYAYGVQSGKNSTSFKVSLDDREILEIPIIGEYNVQNALVALTIADYFGLSMLEVKAYLEHFELTENRSQWMDGVNGSQILNDAYNASPTSMTAVLEAYAALPREGRKFVLLGDIRELGEKSSELHASLSASVKPEDFDEVYLYGEEIAPLYQALEGSFPADRLHHFKGEKAPLIEALREKITHTDQILIKSSFGTDLLSVVKALKE; encoded by the coding sequence ATGAAGCCAATCCGAATTATTGATGTTGTAAAAGCAGTGAAAGCAATCGATTACAGCTCGCCTAATCGTTTCGCAGAAATTACACGCGTCGTTTTTGATTCCCGTGAAGCGGGAATTGATAGTTTGTTTGTACCATTAAAAGGGGAAACAGACGGCCATGATTATATTCAGTCTGCTATAAAAAACGGCGCGACGGCTGCATTATGGAGCCGACCAGAATCTGAAGCACCGGATGATATCGCGATTATCCTCGTGGATGACACTTTAACGGCATTGCAAGATTTAGCGAAGTACTACCTGAATGAAATAAAACCCAAAGTTGTTGCTATTACAGGCAGTAACGGTAAAACGACAACGAAAGATATGACTGCAGCTGTTTTGAACGCGAAGTTTAACGTGCATAAAACAAAAGGAAACTATAATAATGAAATAGGTCTACCGTTCACCATTCTTGAAATGCCGGAAGAAACAGAGATTTTGGTATTGGAAATGGGTATGTCCGGTCCAGGAGAGATTTCATTCTTGAGCCAGTTGGCAACACCTGATGTTGCAGCGATTACTATTATTGGCGAAAGTCACTTGGAACATTTAGGCAGCCGCCGTAATATTGCCAAAGCAAAATTAGAGATACTTGAAGGCTTGAAAGCAGACGGGCTCTTTATTTATCCAATCGATGAACCGTTGATTCGTGAAGAGATGCCGATTGATGGAGATTATCATAAACGTACCTTCGGGATTGATCACACAGCCACGGTCTATGCTTATGGCGTGCAAAGTGGGAAAAATTCAACCTCATTCAAGGTAAGTCTGGATGATAGGGAAATATTAGAAATTCCTATTATCGGAGAATATAATGTCCAAAATGCTTTGGTAGCTTTAACGATTGCGGACTATTTCGGTTTATCCATGTTGGAAGTGAAAGCATACTTGGAGCATTTCGAGTTGACAGAAAACCGTAGTCAATGGATGGACGGCGTAAATGGCTCACAAATCTTAAACGATGCCTATAATGCGAGTCCGACTTCTATGACCGCAGTCTTGGAAGCATACGCTGCTTTGCCACGCGAAGGGCGGAAGTTTGTGTTGTTGGGTGATATCCGTGAATTGGGAGAGAAATCTTCAGAATTGCATGCGAGTCTGTCTGCATCAGTGAAGCCGGAAGATTTTGATGAAGTGTATTTGTACGGTGAAGAAATTGCGCCCTTATATCAGGCACTTGAAGGTTCATTCCCGGCTGATCGCCTGCATCATTTCAAAGGTGAAAAAGCGCCATTGATTGAAGCATTGAGAGAAAAAATAACTCATACCGACCAAATCCTGATTAAATCGAGCTTTGGTACCGACCTCCTTTCAGTTGTAAAAGCTCTGAAAGAATAA
- a CDS encoding DEAD/DEAH box helicase, with protein sequence MKFTELGLSPELLKSIEAMGFEEATPIQEQTIPLGLQGLDVIGQAQTGTGKTAAFGLPMLEKINRNNRAIQGLVIAPTRELAIQTQEELYRLGREKRITTQVVYGGADISRQIRAIKNNPHIIVGTPGRLLDLIRRKALKLQNVETLVLDEADEMLNMGFLEDIEAIISETPTESRQTLLFSATMPPAIKRIGVQFMKSPEHVQIKASEMTANLIDQYFVKCKDFEKFDNMTRLFDVQNPKLTIIFGRTKRRVDELAKGLELRGYRAEGIHGDLTQKKRMSVLNDFKNGNLDILVATDVAARGLDISGVTHVYNYDIPQDPESYVHRIGRTGRAGKEGMSVTFVTPNEMDYLRTIERLTRKPMSPLRPPSDEEAMVGQLKNAIDTIEGIVKDTEADKYERAIKHLLEKYTAEELAAAFLKSQTKEASEVPVNITPERPLPSRKGGKGGYRGKSGGGYKGKSGGGSRSGDRRHSGGGERSGGGNRSWSKDRDNNRSGGGGKRRDDRNKGGNAKSGGSKPSFKIRSND encoded by the coding sequence ATGAAATTTACAGAACTGGGATTATCTCCCGAACTACTAAAATCCATCGAAGCTATGGGATTTGAAGAAGCAACGCCGATCCAGGAGCAAACGATTCCGTTGGGACTACAAGGATTAGACGTAATTGGACAAGCGCAAACAGGTACAGGTAAAACGGCTGCATTCGGTCTACCAATGTTGGAAAAAATCAATCGTAACAACCGTGCAATTCAAGGATTGGTAATTGCACCAACACGTGAATTAGCTATCCAAACGCAAGAAGAATTGTACCGTTTAGGTCGCGAAAAACGTATTACTACACAAGTTGTTTACGGTGGAGCAGACATTAGTCGTCAAATCCGCGCAATCAAAAACAACCCACATATTATTGTAGGTACACCTGGCCGTCTATTAGACCTTATCCGTCGTAAAGCACTTAAATTGCAAAACGTTGAAACACTAGTCTTGGACGAAGCAGACGAAATGCTAAACATGGGCTTCTTGGAAGACATCGAAGCAATTATTTCGGAGACACCTACTGAATCACGTCAAACACTCTTGTTCTCAGCTACAATGCCACCAGCTATCAAGCGTATCGGTGTTCAATTTATGAAGAGCCCAGAGCACGTTCAAATTAAAGCGTCAGAAATGACTGCTAACTTGATCGATCAATATTTCGTGAAATGTAAAGATTTCGAGAAATTTGATAACATGACTCGTTTATTCGACGTTCAAAACCCTAAATTGACAATCATCTTCGGTCGTACAAAACGCCGTGTTGATGAATTGGCTAAAGGATTGGAACTGCGTGGTTACCGTGCAGAAGGAATCCATGGCGACCTGACTCAGAAAAAACGTATGAGCGTTTTGAATGACTTCAAGAACGGAAACTTGGATATCTTGGTTGCAACTGACGTTGCAGCACGTGGTTTGGATATCTCAGGTGTTACTCACGTTTATAACTACGATATTCCACAAGATCCAGAAAGCTATGTTCACCGTATTGGTCGTACAGGCCGTGCTGGTAAGGAAGGTATGTCTGTAACATTCGTTACTCCAAACGAAATGGACTACCTACGTACAATCGAAAGATTAACGCGTAAACCAATGTCACCACTTCGCCCACCTTCAGATGAAGAGGCAATGGTAGGACAATTGAAGAACGCAATTGACACAATCGAAGGCATCGTTAAAGATACAGAAGCTGATAAATACGAGCGTGCAATCAAACATCTATTAGAAAAGTATACAGCTGAAGAATTAGCTGCAGCTTTCTTGAAGAGCCAAACGAAAGAAGCATCTGAAGTTCCAGTTAACATCACTCCAGAGCGTCCATTACCATCCCGTAAAGGTGGTAAAGGCGGATACCGTGGTAAGAGCGGTGGCGGATACAAAGGTAAATCTGGCGGCGGAAGTCGTTCAGGAGACCGTCGTCATTCCGGTGGTGGCGAACGTAGTGGCGGTGGAAACCGTTCATGGAGCAAAGATCGCGACAATAATCGTTCAGGTGGAGGCGGCAAACGCCGTGACGACCGTAACAAAGGCGGAAACGCTAAAAGTGGCGGAAGCAAACCAAGCTTCAAAATCAGAAGCAACGACTAA
- a CDS encoding metallophosphoesterase: MKKVAILFVLILSGGFIYRLSSAGNNEELQNKEISPLVEANEDLTIWMVTDIHYIAPELHDNGAAFAEMKQTAVGKDIARIDSIMQALVWEAAKEKPELLIVSGDLTFNGEYESMVGLAKYFKQIEENGTQVSVIPGNHDIHSSWARRFVGSEMEKAKQISPTAFRETFADFGYDLATHQDPDSLSYVIEPKPNYPIMMMDNNIYSDTETSKSPTTEGKIKIETAAWLAKYFEENAPAIWVGHHPILAHAKSERTGNTLENADEINPLLKEQGINALFAGHIHAQNISSDGLTREIITGALSIFPNSIGEITLNADGLTYNHRELAVEAWAEATNQTDPDLLSYSQTSYDIFYDYGATLGLMQMFEEQWYQVEYEEDVMDFVGLLNVRYFSGLDFGKDEELANHPGYKIIQENSKGFLKEYSTRSLEDNDLDDRKLFIPNEYLVK; this comes from the coding sequence ATGAAGAAAGTAGCAATTTTATTCGTGCTCATTTTATCAGGTGGATTTATCTATCGTTTATCCAGTGCGGGCAACAACGAAGAATTACAAAATAAAGAAATCAGCCCTCTTGTAGAGGCAAATGAAGATTTAACTATTTGGATGGTAACGGACATTCATTATATAGCTCCGGAGCTTCATGATAATGGCGCGGCTTTTGCAGAGATGAAACAAACAGCAGTTGGAAAAGATATTGCACGTATTGATTCCATCATGCAGGCGCTTGTCTGGGAAGCAGCAAAAGAGAAACCTGAATTACTCATTGTCAGTGGTGACCTCACTTTCAACGGTGAATACGAAAGTATGGTTGGTTTGGCAAAGTATTTCAAACAAATTGAAGAAAACGGCACGCAAGTGAGCGTGATTCCGGGTAACCACGATATTCATAGCAGTTGGGCACGCCGTTTTGTCGGTTCTGAAATGGAAAAAGCCAAACAAATTTCACCGACAGCTTTCCGAGAAACGTTTGCTGATTTTGGATACGATTTGGCAACCCACCAGGATCCCGATTCACTCAGTTATGTAATCGAACCGAAGCCGAATTATCCGATCATGATGATGGATAACAATATTTACAGTGATACCGAAACATCTAAATCACCTACCACAGAAGGTAAGATAAAAATCGAAACGGCTGCGTGGTTGGCGAAGTATTTTGAAGAGAATGCACCTGCAATCTGGGTTGGGCACCATCCCATCCTCGCGCATGCTAAATCAGAACGTACCGGGAATACTTTGGAAAATGCAGACGAAATTAATCCGCTGCTAAAGGAACAAGGGATTAATGCACTATTCGCTGGCCATATCCATGCACAAAATATCTCTTCTGATGGCTTAACACGCGAAATCATTACCGGAGCACTATCGATTTTCCCAAATAGTATCGGTGAAATAACGCTTAACGCCGACGGATTGACATATAATCACCGTGAGTTAGCTGTTGAAGCGTGGGCAGAAGCGACGAATCAAACAGATCCAGATTTACTTTCCTACAGTCAGACTTCTTATGATATTTTCTATGATTACGGTGCAACGCTCGGACTCATGCAAATGTTTGAAGAGCAGTGGTATCAAGTAGAATACGAAGAAGATGTGATGGATTTTGTAGGATTATTGAACGTCCGTTACTTCTCGGGCCTCGATTTTGGTAAAGACGAAGAACTGGCGAATCATCCCGGGTACAAGATTATTCAAGAAAATAGCAAAGGGTTCTTGAAAGAGTATTCGACCCGTTCGTTGGAAGATAATGACTTAGATGACCGTAAACTGTTTATCCCTAACGAATATCTGGTAAAATAA
- the acpS gene encoding holo-ACP synthase, translating into MIMGIGLDVTELDRITQAYDKRPQFASRVLTEKEFALFGQMTGTRKMEFLAGRFAVKEAFSKAYGTGIGKLSFQDMEVLPGERGKPVVTKSPFEGNVWVSISHSSNTIVAQVILEK; encoded by the coding sequence ATGATTATGGGAATTGGTTTGGATGTGACGGAACTGGATCGCATCACGCAAGCTTACGATAAGCGGCCGCAGTTCGCGAGTCGCGTCTTAACAGAAAAAGAGTTTGCTCTTTTTGGTCAAATGACCGGTACCCGGAAGATGGAATTTCTGGCGGGTCGTTTTGCGGTCAAAGAAGCTTTTTCAAAAGCGTATGGCACCGGGATCGGTAAGTTATCTTTCCAAGACATGGAGGTTCTGCCAGGTGAACGTGGGAAGCCCGTTGTGACGAAATCGCCTTTTGAAGGCAATGTCTGGGTTTCCATTTCACATTCATCGAATACAATAGTTGCGCAAGTAATCTTAGAAAAGTAA
- the alr gene encoding alanine racemase yields MARGTHRPTVAKVDLGAIKWNINQIRNHIRPGKKLLAVVKADGYGHGAVPIANAAKEAGVDGFCVAILDEAIELRQNGFTEDFLLVMGVTEVRDVALMADSNISVTVSSFEWLEAALPLLNLRKTMNPLRIHLAVDTGMGRIGLRTKEEVQAFEAFCEKYESLHLEGIFTHFATADGEDDIQVERQYETFKELVKSMTTRPDMVHLANSAMTLWHEDFETDATRVGIAMYGYNPSDLTIPLPYELKPAFTLETEISYVKQMHEGDTISYGARYKAYEGEWLATLPIGYADGWRRDLGNQTLLVDGHRCPVRGVVCMDQLMISLPHAYPIGTKVTLLGENNGEWNNPSEMAVELGTIGYEILCGISDRVPRIYNDSKGE; encoded by the coding sequence ATGGCGCGAGGAACACACCGTCCCACAGTGGCGAAGGTCGATTTAGGGGCAATTAAGTGGAATATTAATCAAATACGAAATCATATCAGACCCGGTAAGAAATTACTGGCGGTTGTAAAAGCAGATGGGTATGGGCATGGCGCTGTTCCCATTGCGAATGCTGCGAAAGAGGCAGGCGTGGATGGATTTTGTGTCGCGATACTGGATGAAGCGATTGAGTTGCGCCAAAATGGATTTACAGAAGACTTCTTATTAGTGATGGGTGTAACGGAAGTCCGTGATGTTGCCCTTATGGCTGATTCAAATATTAGTGTGACCGTTTCTTCTTTCGAATGGTTGGAAGCAGCGTTACCGCTATTGAATCTAAGAAAAACAATGAATCCGTTACGAATCCATTTGGCTGTTGATACCGGCATGGGCCGGATTGGTTTACGGACAAAAGAAGAGGTCCAAGCTTTTGAAGCGTTTTGCGAAAAGTATGAATCTCTTCATTTAGAAGGAATCTTTACGCACTTTGCGACCGCGGATGGGGAAGACGATATCCAAGTAGAACGCCAATATGAGACGTTCAAAGAACTTGTTAAGAGTATGACGACACGCCCGGATATGGTTCATTTGGCGAATTCGGCCATGACTTTGTGGCATGAAGATTTTGAAACTGACGCAACGCGTGTGGGAATTGCGATGTATGGCTACAACCCATCCGATTTGACGATTCCTTTACCTTATGAATTAAAACCGGCCTTTACTCTGGAAACAGAAATCAGCTATGTGAAACAGATGCACGAAGGCGATACGATTAGCTATGGCGCGCGCTACAAGGCATATGAAGGTGAGTGGTTAGCTACGTTACCGATTGGTTATGCAGATGGCTGGCGCCGTGATTTAGGCAACCAAACGCTATTGGTCGACGGCCATCGCTGTCCTGTCCGTGGCGTCGTATGTATGGACCAATTAATGATTAGTTTGCCGCACGCATATCCAATTGGCACAAAAGTGACGCTGTTAGGCGAGAATAACGGAGAGTGGAACAATCCTTCCGAGATGGCGGTTGAACTAGGTACGATTGGTTACGAGATTCTATGTGGAATTTCTGATCGCGTTCCACGCATTTATAACGACTCAAAAGGGGAGTGA
- a CDS encoding response regulator transcription factor, translating to MKIMIVEDDRTIASILAAELTKWGYSPFIISDFQNVLDRFREESPQLVLMDIQLPAFNGYYWCQEIRKISQVPLIFISSRTENMDIVMAIQMGGDDYIQKPFDLNVAVAKVQALLRRTYDFTENENYLNVGSVILKTGESKLLYEENELDLTRNELRTLELLFQKKGTFVAREEIMVRLWEDESFIDDNTLAVTIARLRKKLKNIGLDQLIVTKKGMGYSVTEEEL from the coding sequence ATGAAAATCATGATTGTTGAAGATGACCGTACGATAGCTTCTATCTTGGCCGCAGAACTCACGAAGTGGGGGTACTCGCCTTTTATAATCAGTGATTTTCAAAACGTCCTCGACCGCTTTCGTGAGGAATCACCGCAACTTGTCTTAATGGATATTCAGTTGCCGGCCTTTAATGGGTATTACTGGTGTCAAGAAATCCGTAAAATTTCCCAAGTACCCTTGATATTTATATCGAGTCGGACGGAAAACATGGATATCGTGATGGCGATTCAAATGGGAGGCGACGATTATATCCAAAAACCTTTTGATTTGAACGTCGCAGTGGCGAAAGTCCAGGCTCTTTTACGCCGGACATATGACTTTACCGAAAATGAAAATTATTTGAACGTAGGATCGGTTATCCTAAAAACCGGTGAATCCAAGTTACTGTATGAAGAAAATGAGTTAGACCTCACTCGCAACGAATTGCGGACCCTCGAACTGCTTTTTCAAAAGAAAGGCACCTTTGTAGCACGCGAAGAAATCATGGTGCGTCTTTGGGAGGACGAATCCTTTATTGATGACAACACGTTGGCGGTAACAATCGCGCGGTTACGCAAGAAGCTAAAGAATATCGGCTTGGATCAGTTGATTGTGACGAAAAAGGGTATGGGTTATTCAGTAACAGAGGAGGAACTGTAA
- a CDS encoding sensor histidine kinase, translating into MTIFKSFLSSIRPQAVIFGVAVLCFGIVSLLLRFPSAFFWYSFLLLIAFTMLYWVFQWLRYSEKYRNVQHEYALEGDYTALEQLYLAKVAQLEEVLRDQEQADYESKQEQLDYFTLWLHQIKTPIAVMSLLQQQLPHSESKKQIEQELIRVEDYTHMALSYLKLEGSTQELELVEVELDAVIRKVIKKYASLFIYNHIQLEYEPLKLKVVSDGKWLEVIVEQLLSNSLKYAVKGKISIYAEGASLVIADNGPGIRSEDLPKVFEKGYTGLSGRLHEKSTGLGLFLSRKICKRLGHRLEIESEVGKYTKAILHLDQTEMRLFD; encoded by the coding sequence ATGACGATTTTCAAATCCTTTTTAAGCAGTATCCGACCGCAAGCCGTTATCTTCGGCGTTGCGGTTCTTTGCTTTGGAATCGTTTCTCTCCTACTTCGCTTCCCGTCAGCATTCTTTTGGTATAGTTTTCTTCTATTGATTGCTTTTACAATGCTTTACTGGGTTTTTCAATGGTTGCGTTATTCAGAAAAATACCGGAATGTGCAGCATGAGTATGCACTGGAAGGTGATTATACCGCCCTCGAGCAGCTCTATTTAGCTAAAGTCGCACAATTAGAAGAAGTGTTGCGTGACCAAGAACAAGCGGATTACGAAAGTAAACAGGAGCAGTTGGACTATTTTACGCTCTGGCTGCATCAAATAAAAACGCCGATTGCTGTTATGAGCCTGTTGCAACAACAATTACCGCATTCAGAATCAAAAAAACAGATTGAGCAGGAATTAATTCGGGTGGAAGACTATACGCATATGGCACTGAGCTACTTGAAACTCGAAGGTTCGACCCAAGAGTTGGAGTTAGTAGAAGTAGAGTTGGATGCAGTTATTCGGAAAGTGATAAAGAAATACGCCAGTCTCTTTATTTATAATCATATCCAGTTAGAGTATGAACCGCTAAAGCTGAAGGTCGTTTCCGATGGGAAGTGGTTGGAAGTCATTGTCGAACAACTTCTCTCCAACAGTTTGAAATATGCGGTTAAAGGAAAGATTAGTATTTATGCAGAAGGTGCCAGTCTCGTTATTGCTGATAACGGCCCGGGAATTCGCTCGGAGGATTTACCGAAAGTATTTGAAAAAGGCTATACAGGCTTATCCGGACGTTTGCACGAGAAGTCGACCGGATTGGGATTGTTTTTAAGCCGGAAAATTTGTAAACGACTGGGACACCGTTTGGAAATCGAGTCCGAAGTCGGGAAATATACGAAGGCCATTTTGCATTTGGATCAAACAGAAATGCGATTATTCGATTAA
- a CDS encoding ABC transporter ATP-binding protein: MTFIEVKNIKKVYRAKLATKGTEALSDVNFSVNKGEFIAIMGESGSGKTTLLNILSTLDKPSSGEVYLEGQPLSKIKDKEISRFRRDTLGFVFQDFNLLDTFNLKDNIFLPLVLSGTPVIEMEKRLLPIAKNLGIHEQIERFPYEVSGGQKQRAAVARALITQPKVLLADEPTGALDSKASQNLLETFERINEEGQTIMMVTHSVQAASYSNRVLFIRDGIVYHELYRGNLSVDDFRDKIAQSMLVVTNRGEQHEE; the protein is encoded by the coding sequence ATGACATTTATCGAAGTTAAAAACATAAAAAAAGTTTACCGTGCGAAGTTAGCAACTAAAGGGACCGAGGCATTAAGCGACGTCAATTTTTCAGTGAATAAAGGGGAATTCATTGCGATCATGGGTGAGTCCGGATCAGGTAAGACGACCCTATTGAATATTTTATCGACATTGGACAAGCCCTCTTCAGGGGAAGTTTACCTTGAAGGACAACCGTTATCTAAAATCAAAGACAAAGAAATCTCTCGTTTCCGTCGTGACACCTTAGGGTTTGTGTTCCAGGACTTTAACTTATTGGATACGTTCAATTTGAAGGATAATATTTTCTTGCCGCTTGTTTTATCTGGAACACCTGTTATTGAAATGGAGAAACGCTTGTTGCCAATCGCCAAAAATTTAGGAATCCATGAGCAAATCGAACGCTTTCCTTATGAAGTTTCGGGTGGCCAAAAACAACGAGCAGCGGTAGCGCGTGCGTTGATTACCCAACCAAAAGTACTTTTGGCTGACGAACCGACCGGCGCTTTGGATTCGAAAGCATCACAAAATTTGTTGGAAACTTTTGAGCGTATTAATGAAGAAGGGCAAACGATTATGATGGTAACGCACAGTGTGCAGGCAGCGAGCTACTCAAACCGCGTTTTATTCATTCGCGATGGGATTGTATACCATGAATTGTACCGGGGGAATCTTTCAGTGGATGATTTCCGTGACAAAATTGCCCAATCGATGTTGGTTGTGACCAATCGAGGTGAGCAGCATGAAGAATAA
- a CDS encoding FtsX-like permease family protein produces MKNNFYFKMALRNIRANKQLYLPYGISALLTVSMLFQMLSLMSNKFEGMRGVDSLILLFRFGSVIIGIFSLIFLLYTNSFLIKRRKKEVGLYGILGLEKRHVARILFLESLLVGTVTILSGLGLGALLGQLLFLFLNYLLKLPIQMAYSLEPLNFVLTAAVFTGIFFIAYLYNVSQVTFSNPIQLLRGEKEGEKEPKSNVLLFILGLLLLGAGYYISLTISDPIAALLHFFVAVVLVIGGTYLLFTSGSIYILKRMKKNQKLYYQPRAFISISGMLYRMKQNAMGLANIAILSCMVIIALATTTAIYVGSENALGSHIATDHQATVYYDEEKTIDAVQADLGKVTERIQTDTFGLTISDLKSFTYVNIFGIFDGNELKQGEGPTFTGTTLLTAEAMNGLENLSLTLEPNELYLHEAAHYPYDTVVIAGETFNVKIFDNELENFMVDTEVGEIYLFVAPNKETLNRILQKYEDTGQGYDASVTGSVIWNTNTSAEGEMAYADKLRPLIEKEAIVNYQPRAEMREEWYAMTGGFLFLGIFLGGLFTIGTILITYFKQVSEGYEDRTRFQIMQKVGLDKEMIRDTSRSQVVWMFMLPIIVATTHMAFAYPILYKMLLIFGLNSHVILIGSMAGIVVLFALIYWVIYRLTARVYYSIVQ; encoded by the coding sequence ATGAAGAATAATTTTTATTTTAAGATGGCACTGCGTAATATTCGTGCCAACAAACAGCTCTATCTTCCTTATGGCATCTCTGCACTTTTGACTGTATCTATGCTATTTCAAATGCTCTCGCTTATGTCTAATAAATTTGAGGGAATGCGCGGAGTCGATTCACTGATACTCTTGTTCCGTTTTGGATCGGTAATTATTGGGATCTTTTCCCTCATTTTCCTACTCTATACAAACAGTTTTCTGATTAAAAGACGTAAAAAAGAAGTAGGATTATATGGTATTTTAGGACTCGAAAAACGCCATGTTGCACGGATTCTTTTCCTCGAATCGCTTCTCGTCGGAACAGTGACGATTCTGTCGGGACTTGGCTTGGGAGCGCTCCTCGGCCAATTATTGTTTCTCTTCTTGAATTATTTGCTGAAATTACCGATTCAAATGGCCTATTCGTTAGAACCTCTGAACTTTGTGCTGACAGCAGCCGTCTTTACAGGTATTTTCTTTATCGCCTATCTCTATAATGTGAGCCAAGTGACTTTTTCAAATCCGATCCAATTGTTGCGCGGTGAGAAAGAGGGCGAGAAAGAACCAAAGAGTAATGTCCTTCTTTTCATTTTAGGTCTTTTGCTATTGGGAGCAGGTTATTATATTTCCTTGACGATTTCTGATCCAATCGCTGCGTTGCTTCATTTCTTTGTAGCAGTCGTATTGGTTATTGGCGGAACGTATCTCTTATTCACATCCGGTTCTATTTATATCTTAAAACGCATGAAAAAGAATCAAAAACTGTATTACCAACCGCGTGCGTTTATTTCAATCTCCGGGATGCTTTATCGTATGAAACAAAATGCGATGGGTCTCGCAAACATTGCTATTCTATCTTGTATGGTAATTATCGCTTTAGCGACCACGACTGCAATTTATGTGGGTTCTGAGAATGCACTGGGAAGTCATATCGCTACGGATCATCAAGCGACGGTCTATTATGATGAAGAAAAAACAATTGATGCTGTTCAAGCAGACCTTGGAAAAGTAACAGAACGTATTCAAACAGATACATTTGGGTTAACGATTTCGGACTTGAAAAGTTTTACTTATGTGAACATTTTTGGAATCTTTGATGGCAACGAGCTGAAACAGGGTGAAGGTCCTACTTTTACCGGAACAACGCTATTAACAGCAGAAGCGATGAATGGGTTGGAAAATCTCTCGCTAACCTTGGAACCGAACGAACTCTATCTTCATGAAGCAGCACATTATCCCTACGATACAGTTGTGATTGCCGGAGAAACCTTTAACGTAAAGATCTTCGATAATGAACTGGAAAACTTTATGGTAGACACAGAAGTAGGAGAAATCTATCTCTTCGTAGCACCAAATAAAGAAACTTTGAATAGAATACTTCAAAAATATGAAGATACCGGTCAAGGTTATGATGCGAGCGTAACGGGTAGTGTTATTTGGAATACGAATACTTCGGCTGAAGGAGAGATGGCTTATGCCGATAAGCTGCGTCCGTTGATTGAAAAAGAAGCGATTGTTAATTACCAACCGCGGGCTGAAATGCGCGAAGAGTGGTATGCGATGACAGGTGGTTTCCTATTCTTAGGTATTTTCTTGGGCGGCTTGTTTACAATCGGGACTATCTTGATTACGTACTTCAAGCAAGTTTCAGAAGGTTATGAAGACCGGACGCGTTTCCAAATTATGCAGAAAGTCGGATTGGACAAAGAAATGATTCGTGACACCAGTCGCAGCCAGGTAGTTTGGATGTTCATGCTACCGATTATCGTTGCAACGACCCATATGGCTTTTGCCTACCCAATTCTGTACAAAATGTTACTCATCTTCGGTTTGAATTCACATGTTATTTTGATTGGAAGTATGGCGGGCATCGTGGTTCTATTTGCTTTAATCTACTGGGTTATCTACCGTCTGACTGCTCGGGTTTATTATTCAATCGTTCAATAG
- a CDS encoding QueT transporter family protein — MGTRKMVINTIIAALYVAMTGIFGFMSFGAVQFRVSEMLNHLVGYHKNYKYGVLAGVFISNLIFSTLGMWDLVFGFGQTLFAFLILERLFKPGDSEMKRMMKVAAVFTITMAFVAVELYIVLDLPFWFSYATTAFGEAVVLIVTAPLIKYLNKIIGFTEKMA; from the coding sequence ATGGGAACAAGGAAAATGGTGATAAACACCATCATCGCAGCCCTGTATGTAGCTATGACAGGGATTTTTGGTTTTATGTCGTTTGGAGCAGTCCAATTCCGTGTGTCGGAAATGCTCAATCATCTTGTTGGGTATCACAAAAATTATAAGTACGGGGTTTTAGCAGGTGTTTTTATCTCGAACCTGATATTCTCAACTTTGGGTATGTGGGACTTAGTGTTTGGTTTCGGTCAAACCTTGTTTGCATTCCTCATTTTAGAGCGTCTTTTTAAACCGGGCGATTCTGAAATGAAACGAATGATGAAAGTAGCGGCTGTATTTACGATTACGATGGCTTTCGTGGCTGTGGAGCTGTATATCGTTTTAGATTTACCGTTCTGGTTCAGTTACGCAACGACAGCGTTTGGAGAAGCCGTGGTTTTAATCGTCACTGCACCTCTTATCAAATATTTAAATAAAATCATTGGGTTTACTGAAAAAATGGCATAA